A stretch of the Dichotomicrobium thermohalophilum genome encodes the following:
- a CDS encoding Rrf2 family transcriptional regulator: MQLSTKGRYAVMAMVDLASRSSDSPIRLASIAEKQQISLAYLEQLFTKLRRAGLVTSARGPGGGYRLSRRPEEIFVSEIMNAVDEPIKMTRCISGSEIACIGNKGRCLTHDLWRALGDHILLFLQTVTLRDVLDGDLVLKDSVFSPSVDACAKLEGVTAE, from the coding sequence ATGCAGCTCAGCACGAAAGGGCGTTACGCCGTAATGGCGATGGTCGATCTGGCATCGCGATCGTCGGATAGTCCGATCCGCCTGGCCTCGATTGCCGAAAAGCAGCAGATTTCATTGGCTTATCTGGAGCAGTTGTTCACCAAGCTGCGCCGCGCCGGGCTTGTGACATCGGCGCGCGGGCCGGGTGGCGGATATCGGCTCTCGCGTCGGCCGGAAGAGATTTTTGTCTCGGAGATCATGAATGCGGTCGATGAGCCGATCAAGATGACGCGTTGCATCAGCGGCAGCGAGATCGCCTGCATCGGCAACAAGGGCAGATGTCTGACGCATGATCTCTGGCGGGCGCTCGGCGATCACATCTTGCTGTTTCTCCAGACCGTGACGCTGCGCGACGTGCTCGACGGCGATCTTGTCCTCAAGGACAGCGTGTTCTCGCCGTCGGTGGATGCCTGCGCAAAGCTCGAAGGGGTGACGGCTGAATGA